A genome region from Frankineae bacterium MT45 includes the following:
- a CDS encoding UDPglucose 6-dehydrogenase gives MNITVIGTGYLGATHAAAMAELGHNVLGIDIDETKVARLNSGEVPFYEPGLPELLTKTLATGRLRFTTSFEEIGEFGDVHFICVGTPQKKGEYAADMAYVFGAVESLLPVLRAGSLVVGKSTVPVGTAATIAEKVATVGCDLVWNPEFLREGYAVEDTLRPDRVVLGVESERAEKTIRDVYATILDTGTPVVVTGFATAELVKVAANSFLATKISFINAMAEICEVVGADVTQLADAIGHDERIGRRFLNAGLGFGGGCLPKDIRAFMARAGELGASEALTFLKEVDSINVRRRARMVDLARELCDGTLAGTRVAVLGAAFKPDSDDIRDSPALDVALAVQRAGAAVRVYDPQAMENARRAFPTLAYSPSAVAATEDADVVLLLTEWKEFTEMHPSVLSATARNRNIVDGRNALDRDLWREEGWTYRALGRS, from the coding sequence ATGAACATCACAGTCATTGGAACCGGTTACCTGGGCGCGACGCACGCGGCCGCCATGGCCGAACTCGGCCACAACGTCCTCGGCATCGACATCGACGAGACGAAGGTCGCCCGCCTCAACTCGGGCGAGGTTCCCTTCTACGAGCCAGGGCTACCGGAGCTCCTGACCAAGACGCTGGCCACCGGCCGGCTGCGCTTCACCACCTCCTTCGAGGAGATCGGGGAGTTCGGCGACGTCCACTTCATCTGTGTCGGGACGCCGCAGAAGAAGGGCGAATACGCCGCCGACATGGCCTACGTCTTCGGTGCGGTGGAGTCGCTGCTGCCCGTTCTGCGGGCCGGCAGCCTGGTGGTCGGAAAGTCGACGGTGCCCGTCGGCACTGCGGCGACGATCGCCGAGAAGGTGGCCACCGTCGGCTGCGACCTGGTCTGGAACCCGGAGTTCCTGCGCGAGGGGTACGCCGTCGAGGACACGCTGCGTCCGGACCGCGTCGTGCTGGGCGTCGAGTCCGAGCGCGCTGAGAAGACGATCCGCGATGTCTACGCCACCATCCTCGACACCGGCACACCGGTTGTGGTGACCGGCTTCGCCACGGCCGAACTGGTGAAGGTTGCCGCGAACTCCTTCCTCGCCACCAAGATCTCCTTCATCAACGCGATGGCTGAGATCTGCGAGGTCGTCGGGGCCGACGTCACTCAGCTGGCCGACGCGATCGGTCACGACGAGCGGATCGGTCGTCGCTTCCTCAACGCCGGCCTCGGATTCGGCGGCGGCTGCCTGCCCAAGGACATCCGGGCTTTCATGGCCCGTGCGGGTGAACTCGGTGCATCGGAGGCCCTCACCTTCCTCAAGGAGGTGGACAGCATCAACGTCCGCCGTCGCGCCCGCATGGTCGACCTGGCTCGTGAGCTCTGCGACGGGACGCTGGCCGGTACCCGGGTTGCCGTTCTCGGTGCCGCGTTCAAGCCCGACAGCGACGACATCCGTGACTCGCCGGCCCTGGACGTCGCGCTGGCGGTTCAGCGCGCCGGGGCCGCGGTTCGTGTCTATGACCCACAGGCGATGGAGAATGCGCGTCGCGCGTTCCCGACGCTGGCCTACTCGCCGTCGGCCGTCGCCGCCACCGAGGACGCCGACGTCGTGCTGCTGCTGACCGAGTGGAAGGAGTTCACCGAGATGCACCCGTCGGTGCTCTCCGCTACCGCTCGCAACCGCAACATCGTGGACGGGCGCAACGCGCTCGACCGTGACCTGTGGCGCGAGGAGGGCTGGACGTACCGCGCGTTGGGGCGCAGCTAG
- a CDS encoding Peptidoglycan/LPS O-acetylase OafA/YrhL, contains acyltransferase and SGNH-hydrolase domains — protein MTQILERPSPFVPAPPIASKPQTPVRKFRPDIEGIRALAVLSVVLYHAHLFGIRGGFVGVDVFFVISGFLITRQLVTAVGARGLRSLPDFYIRRIKRLLPASAAVVLATLLVARFWAPALQVRSIATDAIYTTFYGMNYRLAVSGTQYLHQTDAPSPLQHFWSLAVEEQFYIFWPILIVAVTLIGRRFKGALLTVALLAITAISFHFSVTVTRSNAPWAYFSLHTRAWELALGALVAVSATQLARIPAKIGELAAWSGLIAVIASAFVYSDATPYPGSAAALPVVGTAVLIAAGCGRRRRAERILAEPLMQCFGKVSYSWYLWHWPMLMLAPAVLGHNLTAEQRLIVVLASLAMAVASFFLIENPARLLPLSNARWFVSGLAISATIALCGGIVLNFLPQLTGTGAAVTIVQADSASPQVTAQMKAAVVAGLATTNAPSNLTPQPAQAAADTPPSSRNGCHADFLVVTQGACVFGDPAGTHVAVLFGDSHMEQWLPAFANAGAHSGWKIINWTKAACPPAQLSVYAPTLNRAYTECDTWRAATLKRIAALKPDQIFMSQSENVVSSKVSPSDFANATVKTLDQLKASVPGAKVNFLNDVPVPNYDMPGCVAQHLSNVKSCNFAVKAAYTYPSRHAAMQPTIQKAGFAVVDPQSWVCSDGKCPAVVGNYLTYRNTTHLSASFSQWLTPMVAPLLTVASRK, from the coding sequence GTGACCCAGATACTTGAACGGCCTTCGCCGTTCGTACCCGCGCCACCGATCGCATCGAAGCCGCAGACCCCAGTACGCAAGTTTCGCCCTGATATTGAAGGCATTCGAGCGCTCGCCGTCCTCTCGGTAGTGCTGTACCACGCGCACCTCTTCGGCATTCGCGGCGGCTTCGTCGGCGTCGACGTATTCTTCGTGATCTCGGGCTTCCTCATCACCCGCCAGCTGGTGACGGCCGTGGGCGCTCGTGGCCTCCGGTCGCTGCCGGACTTCTACATTCGCCGGATCAAGCGCCTCCTCCCGGCCAGCGCCGCGGTCGTGCTGGCCACGCTGCTCGTGGCCCGCTTCTGGGCCCCCGCGCTTCAAGTTCGCTCCATCGCCACAGACGCGATTTACACAACGTTTTACGGTATGAACTACCGTCTCGCCGTCTCGGGCACCCAGTACCTGCACCAGACCGACGCACCCTCCCCGCTGCAGCACTTCTGGTCGCTCGCGGTCGAGGAGCAGTTCTACATCTTCTGGCCGATCCTGATCGTGGCGGTCACGCTGATCGGCCGCCGCTTCAAGGGCGCATTGTTGACGGTCGCGCTACTCGCCATCACCGCCATCTCCTTCCACTTCTCGGTGACGGTGACCCGCAGCAACGCACCCTGGGCCTACTTCTCGCTACACACCCGGGCCTGGGAGCTCGCGCTCGGTGCCCTGGTGGCCGTCAGCGCTACCCAGCTGGCCAGAATCCCCGCAAAGATAGGGGAATTGGCGGCCTGGTCCGGTCTCATCGCGGTCATCGCGTCGGCCTTCGTCTACAGCGACGCGACGCCCTACCCGGGTTCAGCCGCGGCGCTCCCCGTCGTCGGAACGGCGGTGCTCATCGCCGCCGGCTGCGGGCGTCGCCGGCGCGCTGAGCGGATTCTCGCCGAACCGTTGATGCAGTGCTTCGGCAAGGTCTCCTACTCCTGGTACCTCTGGCACTGGCCGATGCTGATGCTCGCGCCTGCGGTGCTGGGGCACAACCTCACCGCCGAGCAGCGTCTCATCGTGGTGCTGGCCTCCCTCGCCATGGCCGTCGCCTCGTTCTTCCTCATCGAGAACCCGGCCCGCCTGCTGCCGCTGAGCAATGCGCGTTGGTTCGTCAGCGGATTGGCGATCTCTGCGACGATCGCCCTCTGTGGTGGCATCGTGCTCAACTTCCTCCCGCAGCTCACCGGGACCGGGGCCGCGGTAACCATCGTCCAGGCCGACTCGGCCAGCCCGCAGGTGACGGCGCAGATGAAGGCGGCCGTGGTCGCTGGGTTGGCGACGACCAACGCACCGAGCAACCTCACCCCGCAGCCGGCGCAGGCCGCGGCCGACACCCCGCCATCGTCACGCAACGGCTGCCACGCGGACTTCCTCGTCGTGACCCAGGGCGCCTGCGTCTTCGGCGACCCGGCCGGAACCCACGTCGCCGTCCTCTTCGGCGATTCGCACATGGAGCAGTGGCTCCCCGCGTTCGCCAACGCCGGTGCCCACTCGGGCTGGAAGATCATCAACTGGACGAAGGCGGCCTGCCCACCGGCCCAGCTGTCGGTCTACGCGCCCACCCTCAACCGGGCCTACACCGAGTGCGACACCTGGCGTGCGGCCACGCTCAAGCGGATCGCCGCGCTCAAGCCGGATCAGATCTTCATGAGCCAGTCGGAGAACGTGGTCAGCAGCAAGGTCTCCCCCAGCGACTTCGCCAACGCCACCGTCAAGACCCTCGACCAGTTGAAGGCGTCGGTCCCCGGAGCAAAGGTGAACTTCCTCAACGACGTTCCGGTGCCCAACTACGACATGCCCGGCTGCGTGGCCCAGCACCTGTCGAACGTCAAGTCCTGCAATTTCGCAGTGAAGGCGGCATACACCTACCCGTCCCGGCACGCCGCGATGCAGCCCACGATTCAGAAGGCGGGCTTCGCCGTCGTCGATCCCCAGAGCTGGGTCTGCTCCGACGGCAAGTGCCCGGCCGTCGTCGGCAACTACCTCACCTATCGCAACACGACCCACCTCAGCGCGAGTTTCAGCCAGTGGCTGACTCCGATGGTCGCCCCCCTGCTGACGGTCGCCAGCCGAAAGTAA
- a CDS encoding Glycosyl hydrolase family 26, translating to MSSPFKKLSFTSSHRMVGTVIALSLCAVATAIYLSPAAHKSPSPVSASATSPVEDPAAKAAREAAAKAAAMAKWKGTGSKPSATHPATPTTSPATGSPTLGSITSPGTSFATAAPTVTDAVLHTDGGASASATPSASRTATTQIKHCNNFKWQQDAQAAYLANLSDPGALDGAIGPNNGDGIACNNLPVDPSRPASTPVDAYVPVKPTAAAKAALVAPTAKYYGVFANGLPRDTSLFDSISTAAVKAPSSVSWFSGFDSDYQSDAVTTAWSRGALPIITWMSVAMNASSGHDSSEYTLSKIVSGSVDPYLYKFAGDVVRTNLPVVLRFDHEMNGNSYPWSAGMYKNTPALYVAAWQHIWNLFQSVGANSDVIWLWAPTRIDTLKPHATTGNGVGQTDLAEDYPGDGYVDWVGASIYLRVVATGPTYAATFGKTITALEALTTKPIFVAETGAIETDLSTGLDVAALKATWTANALAGFLADPRIIGFSWFNNVGTSLINGVPTKNDWRFTSSTQAQTAFQTAVSDSRFLTGVAPDGL from the coding sequence ATGTCCTCCCCGTTTAAGAAACTGAGCTTCACCTCGTCACACCGCATGGTCGGGACCGTCATCGCACTGTCGCTCTGCGCCGTTGCGACGGCGATCTACCTCTCGCCAGCGGCCCACAAGAGCCCTTCCCCGGTGAGCGCTTCGGCCACCTCACCCGTCGAGGACCCGGCGGCCAAGGCCGCCCGCGAAGCGGCGGCCAAGGCGGCCGCGATGGCGAAGTGGAAGGGAACCGGCTCGAAGCCGAGCGCCACCCACCCGGCCACCCCGACCACCTCGCCGGCGACCGGGAGCCCGACGCTTGGCAGCATCACCTCACCCGGGACGTCCTTCGCCACCGCAGCCCCGACCGTCACCGACGCTGTGCTGCACACCGACGGAGGCGCCTCAGCCAGCGCAACTCCCTCCGCCTCCCGAACCGCCACCACGCAGATCAAGCACTGCAACAACTTCAAGTGGCAGCAGGATGCGCAGGCGGCCTACCTGGCGAACCTCTCCGACCCCGGCGCGCTGGATGGCGCCATCGGGCCGAACAACGGTGACGGCATTGCCTGCAACAACCTCCCGGTCGACCCGTCCCGTCCGGCTTCGACCCCGGTCGACGCCTACGTCCCGGTGAAGCCGACCGCCGCTGCCAAGGCCGCACTGGTTGCACCAACCGCCAAGTATTACGGGGTGTTCGCCAACGGCCTGCCCCGTGATACCTCGCTCTTCGACTCGATCAGCACCGCCGCGGTGAAGGCGCCGAGCTCGGTGAGCTGGTTCTCCGGCTTCGACTCCGACTACCAGAGCGATGCCGTGACGACGGCCTGGTCGCGCGGAGCACTTCCGATCATCACGTGGATGTCGGTCGCCATGAACGCGAGCAGCGGACATGACTCGAGCGAGTACACGCTGTCGAAGATCGTGAGTGGATCGGTTGACCCGTATCTGTACAAGTTCGCGGGCGATGTGGTGCGCACCAACCTTCCGGTGGTGCTCCGCTTCGATCACGAAATGAACGGCAACAGCTACCCGTGGTCGGCTGGCATGTACAAGAACACCCCGGCCCTCTACGTCGCCGCCTGGCAGCACATCTGGAACCTCTTCCAGTCGGTTGGCGCGAACTCCGACGTGATCTGGCTCTGGGCGCCGACCCGCATCGACACCCTCAAGCCGCACGCCACCACCGGTAACGGCGTCGGGCAGACGGACCTGGCCGAGGACTACCCGGGCGATGGCTACGTCGACTGGGTGGGTGCCTCGATCTACCTGCGTGTCGTCGCCACCGGCCCGACCTACGCCGCCACCTTTGGCAAGACGATCACGGCTCTGGAGGCGTTGACGACCAAGCCGATCTTTGTTGCCGAAACTGGGGCGATCGAGACTGACCTCTCCACCGGCCTCGACGTCGCGGCGCTGAAGGCCACGTGGACCGCCAATGCACTGGCCGGTTTCCTGGCCGATCCGCGCATCATCGGCTTCAGCTGGTTCAACAATGTCGGAACGTCGCTCATCAACGGGGTGCCGACGAAGAACGACTGGCGCTTCACATCCTCGACCCAGGCCCAGACCGCGTTCCAGACCGCGGTCAGTGACTCCCGCTTCCTGACCGGAGTCGCCCCGGACGGCCTGTAG
- a CDS encoding hyaluronan synthase, with protein sequence MFIGLLQIRHSLETHSRLYLFSIFVMLTWIIWVIKVVLSRRYHPWVEPHETTTSVVIPVVDEPLDLFREVLERIVAQKPDQILVVINGPRNENLQNVCEEFGRAVEWTWTPIAGKRNAVMVGVERCVGEIVMLVDSDTVWTEGTHDELIKPFADPGIGGVTTRQRILDPRRSFLTRWADWLENSRALYSMPAQSVIGSVGCLPGRTIAFRRSILERVMHDFMHQRFLGVFLEVSDDRTLTNLTLKQGFRTVYQSTSLVYTDAPLKLKKLVKQQYRWARGSQYNTLRMLPWMLGHAPLLAFFFVSDIAMPFLWLSSAIAWAIRTVNHQGDNLYDGMLHGAGHPIVGIILLTVLTSTLAMCLRQLRHIGEVPSDLLWMPLYILFSTVVLMPIRIYGFFRCGHVGGWGTRADAYTGSSEETPADLAAIQELEIALHEPSATGHPGGPADTGRPTSVANPNRINASQVTSVGALLAPARPDPATAPRPTPPPSHQSIDGDPRALIPYLIAATALLAGVIYDVLPV encoded by the coding sequence ATGTTCATTGGCCTGCTCCAAATACGGCACAGTCTCGAGACTCACTCCAGGCTGTACCTCTTCTCCATCTTCGTGATGCTGACCTGGATCATCTGGGTTATCAAGGTGGTTCTCTCCCGCCGGTACCACCCGTGGGTTGAGCCGCACGAGACGACGACCAGCGTCGTCATCCCGGTTGTCGACGAACCGCTCGACCTCTTCCGTGAGGTCCTGGAGCGGATCGTCGCCCAGAAGCCCGACCAGATCCTGGTCGTCATCAACGGTCCCCGCAACGAGAACCTGCAGAACGTCTGCGAGGAGTTCGGGCGCGCCGTCGAGTGGACCTGGACGCCGATCGCCGGCAAGCGCAACGCCGTCATGGTCGGTGTCGAGCGCTGCGTCGGTGAGATCGTGATGCTGGTCGACAGCGACACGGTTTGGACCGAGGGAACTCACGACGAGTTGATCAAGCCGTTCGCCGACCCAGGCATCGGCGGCGTCACCACCCGTCAGCGCATCCTCGACCCGCGGCGCAGCTTCCTGACCCGCTGGGCCGACTGGTTGGAGAACAGCCGCGCGCTCTACTCGATGCCGGCGCAGAGCGTGATCGGTTCGGTCGGCTGCCTGCCGGGGCGCACCATCGCGTTCCGGCGCTCAATCCTCGAGCGGGTCATGCACGACTTCATGCACCAGAGATTCCTGGGCGTTTTCCTGGAGGTCTCCGACGACCGCACCCTCACCAACCTCACCCTGAAGCAGGGCTTCCGCACGGTGTACCAGTCGACGAGCCTCGTCTACACGGATGCGCCGCTGAAACTCAAGAAGCTGGTGAAGCAGCAGTACCGCTGGGCTCGGGGCAGCCAGTACAACACGCTGCGGATGCTCCCCTGGATGCTCGGACACGCGCCACTGCTGGCCTTCTTCTTCGTCAGCGATATCGCGATGCCGTTCCTGTGGCTCAGCTCGGCGATCGCCTGGGCGATTCGCACCGTGAATCACCAGGGCGACAACCTCTACGACGGCATGCTGCACGGCGCCGGGCACCCGATCGTCGGCATCATCCTGCTCACGGTGCTCACCTCCACGCTGGCGATGTGCCTGCGCCAGCTGCGCCACATCGGCGAGGTGCCGAGTGACCTGCTCTGGATGCCGCTGTACATCCTCTTCAGCACCGTGGTGCTGATGCCGATCCGGATCTACGGCTTCTTCCGCTGCGGTCACGTCGGCGGCTGGGGCACCCGGGCCGACGCCTACACCGGATCCTCGGAGGAGACGCCGGCTGATCTGGCCGCGATTCAGGAGCTCGAGATCGCTCTGCACGAGCCCTCGGCGACGGGACACCCTGGTGGTCCGGCCGACACCGGCCGCCCGACTTCGGTGGCCAACCCGAACCGGATCAACGCCTCCCAGGTGACCTCGGTCGGTGCGCTGCTGGCGCCGGCTCGTCCGGATCCAGCCACCGCCCCACGACCCACACCACCCCCATCCCATCAATCCATCGACGGCGACCCCCGCGCCCTAATCCCCTATCTGATCGCAGCAACCGCCCTACTTGCAGGAGTTATTTACGATGTCCTCCCCGTTTAA